The following proteins come from a genomic window of Thermoproteus sp.:
- a CDS encoding TM1812 family CRISPR-associated protein, producing MERVVVFAGLSLLKALGAVRCGSYRECAEAVSRAVAEELGVAEVSVAPNVYGSSFRQESPGLGLYFNYVYKRALDVLEELGPSEVHLDLSHGVNYMPALAKDAVRLAVYAYVTSSRREVRLAMYNSDPYEPGAARLYVHRVWEESVGVPAALSALLTPFLDRRNAEAASSLARLEEIYGGCSDMYRLRFKTYRLAQAAASGVYLYLKAVEDYVSSCFKALDGYLSRVGRGDVEVEVRDGEVVYKSEAPELLAYLHAFYKAIYSVLQAVRRCDCRTPGFVDVGCLGGVAATYYVNHAVRAVVQNEVRKLLRLKDAAKRKRGAALLGELLYGDFDSAGLCRPKPRNLVAHAGFADAAAFLLYEDDALCASYRPSPTLDCTVGVEKALDEL from the coding sequence GTGGAGAGGGTTGTGGTCTTCGCGGGGCTTAGCCTCCTGAAGGCTCTCGGCGCCGTTCGGTGCGGCTCGTATCGCGAGTGCGCTGAGGCGGTGTCGCGGGCGGTGGCCGAGGAGCTGGGCGTGGCGGAGGTCTCGGTGGCGCCCAACGTCTACGGCTCTTCCTTCAGGCAGGAGTCGCCGGGCCTCGGCCTTTACTTCAACTACGTCTACAAGAGGGCTCTGGACGTGCTGGAGGAGCTGGGGCCCTCCGAGGTCCATCTGGACCTCTCCCATGGGGTGAACTACATGCCGGCGCTGGCTAAAGACGCCGTGAGGCTCGCCGTCTATGCCTATGTCACCTCCTCGAGGAGGGAGGTGAGGCTCGCCATGTACAACTCGGACCCCTACGAGCCCGGCGCCGCGAGGCTCTACGTCCATAGGGTCTGGGAGGAGTCCGTAGGGGTTCCGGCCGCGCTGAGCGCCTTGCTGACGCCCTTTCTGGACAGGAGGAACGCCGAGGCCGCCTCTTCCCTCGCCAGATTGGAGGAGATCTACGGGGGCTGTTCCGACATGTATAGGCTTAGGTTTAAGACCTACAGACTGGCGCAGGCGGCGGCGTCTGGGGTCTACCTCTACCTGAAGGCTGTTGAGGACTACGTCTCCTCTTGCTTCAAGGCGCTGGACGGCTACCTCTCTAGGGTCGGGCGGGGCGATGTGGAGGTCGAGGTTCGGGATGGGGAGGTCGTGTACAAGTCGGAGGCCCCCGAGCTCCTCGCCTACCTCCATGCCTTCTATAAGGCGATCTACTCCGTGCTCCAGGCGGTCAGGCGTTGCGACTGCCGCACGCCCGGCTTCGTCGATGTGGGATGCCTCGGGGGCGTCGCGGCGACGTACTACGTGAACCACGCCGTGAGGGCCGTGGTGCAGAACGAAGTGAGGAAGCTGTTGAGGCTCAAGGACGCGGCCAAGAGGAAGAGGGGAGCGGCCCTCCTGGGGGAGCTCCTCTATGGGGACTTTGACTCCGCGGGGCTGTGTAGGCCCAAGCCGAGGAACTTGGTGGCCCACGCGGGCTTCGCCGACGCGGCGGCCTTCCTCCTCTACGAAGACGACGCCCTGTGCGCCTCCTATAGGCCCTCCCCAACTCTGGACTGCACAGTGGGCGTGGAGAAGGCGCTGGACGAGCTCTAG
- a CDS encoding AAA family ATPase, which translates to MIKLRLQNFGPVLRGTVAFRPLTIFIGPNGSGKSYTAMAFYAFYQGLVRAGLAPDVLCSYYNLTTDGKVGWEEWLRGALTSGAEAVKAEFLRVFGKPLDRLATWGKDGGVLELEFAGRYLYRLSWPSPRLEFEGPPCAKMRDAALRRRLARLSAGPWGWSDVVYLPASRGGLMQTYYLYVDTALRLAELFPLMGKAEAFPGLAADFVRLLLLPLGGEAEEYEAFRRRLGVEVVREERAVRVKFGDVAVDVREAPSGYAELAPLGLALRRKPRYLIIEEPEAHLHPELQVKVADLLVELAERGLTLVVTTHSDLILNRVSNAVQRAALGGPGLGPRRVAVYLFKEAEGGYVVQRLKASGGGIPDEELSRAYEELYREYIDLTYARRVKSEKLQG; encoded by the coding sequence GTGATTAAGCTGAGGCTTCAGAATTTTGGTCCTGTCTTGAGGGGTACGGTGGCCTTTAGGCCTTTGACTATCTTCATCGGCCCGAACGGCTCCGGCAAGTCCTATACGGCGATGGCCTTCTACGCCTTCTACCAGGGCCTCGTCAGGGCGGGGCTCGCTCCCGACGTGCTGTGTTCGTACTACAACCTTACTACGGACGGCAAAGTGGGGTGGGAGGAGTGGCTCAGGGGCGCGCTCACTAGCGGCGCGGAGGCGGTTAAGGCCGAGTTCCTTAGGGTGTTCGGCAAGCCCCTCGACCGGCTCGCCACATGGGGTAAAGACGGCGGCGTGCTGGAGCTGGAGTTCGCGGGGAGGTATCTCTACAGGCTGTCGTGGCCGAGCCCGAGGCTCGAGTTCGAGGGCCCGCCGTGCGCGAAAATGCGAGACGCCGCCCTTAGGCGCAGATTGGCGCGGCTTTCGGCCGGTCCGTGGGGTTGGTCCGACGTGGTCTATCTGCCCGCCTCGAGGGGCGGCCTCATGCAGACCTACTACCTCTACGTCGATACGGCCTTGCGGCTGGCGGAGCTCTTCCCGCTTATGGGGAAGGCGGAGGCCTTTCCCGGCCTCGCGGCCGACTTCGTGAGGCTTCTCCTTCTCCCTCTCGGCGGGGAGGCCGAGGAGTACGAGGCCTTTAGGAGGCGGCTGGGCGTGGAGGTCGTGAGGGAGGAGAGGGCCGTCCGGGTCAAGTTTGGAGATGTCGCTGTGGACGTGAGGGAGGCCCCTTCGGGCTACGCCGAGCTGGCGCCTCTGGGGCTGGCGCTGAGGAGGAAGCCTAGGTATTTAATAATTGAGGAGCCCGAGGCCCACCTCCACCCGGAGCTTCAGGTCAAGGTGGCGGACCTCTTGGTGGAGCTCGCCGAGAGGGGGCTGACGCTCGTCGTGACGACCCACAGCGACCTGATTCTGAACAGGGTCAGCAACGCGGTGCAGAGGGCCGCCTTGGGCGGGCCGGGGCTCGGTCCGAGGAGGGTCGCCGTCTATCTCTTCAAGGAGGCCGAGGGCGGATACGTGGTGCAGAGGCTGAAGGCGTCGGGCGGCGGGATTCCCGACGAGGAGCTCTCTAGGGCATACGAGGAGCTGTATAGAGAGTATATCGACCTCACATATGCCAGACGAGTTAAGAGTGAGAAACTACAGGGTTAG
- the cas10 gene encoding type III-B CRISPR-associated protein Cas10/Cmr2, whose translation MDVRKFFELKLYALLHDPPNKMWALLGGKDHEQEAKSLYDRIFSGTVFGGGVPPDLKEVRTADRMAATAERFVFYKGGPSKYVVEYKRLHNIFDPVRSYEIPDLDERKYSEYVDKLKGLLGGVCAGDPRACYHAFYALYEGLWIAEGLPPSLADTRAPTHDVFDHLYAAAMLMNWLMWGDKPKGYLAVIDVPGVQQFVGAGRKAGDFWAGSWALSMTVWLTVWPLVWELGPDILLRPTARLNPYYYVFLHHKLETAGAKSANQMNVNQIAEVLMDAIYKFTGMRQLSDEGYLLRLPFIGESALLALPPERPGGGQWTAEQIRDELKERFREALECLKCLTAGATCGGACADLQRALGAESSASQLAMLASFRLPARVTVVDVEKAYDSIKCDKDLAEAVGGEEACKSLLFFDRLLTDELRRAAAEQSRRFVPTPGPWFEPNENDINDLRPLGPLAVKLPANAFQAAGGNWQLSSYDQEPAVLRARKTPGGDYNQEDLQALASAGLGQGALQRVVKAGEHLGPTLLAKRLLYLALSREKKPIAKFESTEDVAVYNLASNAADLFKSEACERVRQYLTKEPPRDATAIWQGANAVEAMRGDWARCVGNLLSESPADVVNALRGRYPEFFRYADAGGGARRVAEALLGPRLFYAIVRGDGDNVGKVLGGELGQRWYEEVEKVVGELLPNVKGDLEEAKRDIEGALRVLEALRKTLGGRVPVTPALRMAVTRAMMASSLKDAATADALGGTLIYAGGDDVLALYPVEKALEAAARHRENYWGEEGFHKAGSYAVPALAAYGRSFAVHFVHIMDIMADEFAASYHSLEHMAKEAKWPAFEKDSIAITSSRTDAAAVLPFRKPREVTELLTELWAMTLAGALSGNFPYDLERSRADEVKDAEAYRRLYLHILDRNLARKELAPAARLEELLNKYGIGVLKGVAEALKILRRLP comes from the coding sequence ATGGACGTACGGAAGTTTTTCGAGTTGAAACTATACGCCCTACTCCACGACCCGCCCAATAAGATGTGGGCCTTGCTGGGCGGCAAGGACCACGAACAGGAGGCCAAGTCGCTCTACGACAGGATCTTCTCGGGGACCGTCTTCGGAGGCGGGGTGCCGCCCGACCTCAAGGAGGTGAGGACGGCCGACAGGATGGCCGCCACCGCCGAGAGGTTCGTCTTCTACAAGGGGGGCCCCTCAAAATATGTGGTCGAGTATAAACGGCTACATAACATATTCGACCCAGTCCGCTCCTACGAGATACCGGATCTAGACGAGAGGAAGTATTCGGAGTATGTGGACAAGCTGAAGGGGCTTCTAGGGGGCGTCTGCGCCGGGGACCCCCGGGCGTGCTACCACGCCTTCTACGCCCTCTACGAGGGTCTGTGGATAGCGGAGGGCCTCCCGCCCAGCCTCGCCGACACCCGTGCGCCTACCCACGACGTGTTCGACCACCTATACGCCGCGGCCATGTTGATGAACTGGCTTATGTGGGGCGACAAGCCCAAAGGCTATCTCGCCGTGATAGACGTGCCGGGAGTCCAGCAGTTCGTGGGGGCCGGGAGGAAGGCCGGCGACTTCTGGGCCGGGAGCTGGGCCCTCTCCATGACCGTCTGGCTCACCGTATGGCCCCTCGTCTGGGAGCTGGGCCCCGACATACTGCTGAGGCCCACCGCGCGCCTAAACCCCTACTACTACGTCTTCCTCCACCACAAGCTGGAGACCGCCGGGGCGAAGAGCGCCAACCAGATGAACGTCAACCAGATTGCCGAGGTCCTAATGGACGCGATTTATAAATTCACGGGCATGAGACAATTATCCGACGAGGGGTACCTGTTGAGGTTGCCCTTCATAGGGGAGAGCGCCCTGTTGGCTCTGCCGCCTGAGCGCCCCGGCGGCGGGCAGTGGACCGCGGAGCAGATAAGGGACGAGCTCAAGGAGAGGTTCAGAGAGGCCCTTGAATGTCTGAAATGTTTGACGGCCGGCGCGACTTGCGGCGGGGCGTGCGCCGACCTCCAGAGGGCTTTGGGAGCCGAGTCAAGCGCCTCCCAGCTCGCGATGTTGGCGTCGTTCAGACTACCGGCGAGGGTGACCGTTGTGGACGTGGAGAAGGCCTACGACTCCATTAAGTGCGACAAAGACCTCGCCGAGGCCGTAGGGGGAGAGGAGGCTTGTAAGTCGTTGCTGTTCTTCGACCGACTCCTCACCGACGAGCTGAGGAGGGCCGCCGCGGAGCAGTCCAGGCGGTTTGTCCCCACGCCGGGGCCGTGGTTCGAGCCCAACGAAAACGACATAAACGACTTGAGGCCGCTGGGGCCGCTCGCCGTGAAGCTTCCGGCAAACGCATTCCAAGCCGCCGGGGGGAACTGGCAACTCTCCTCGTACGACCAGGAGCCCGCCGTATTGAGGGCGAGGAAGACACCAGGCGGCGATTACAACCAGGAGGACCTCCAAGCCCTGGCCTCCGCTGGGCTCGGACAGGGCGCCCTCCAGAGGGTGGTGAAGGCCGGAGAGCATTTGGGCCCGACGCTCCTGGCCAAAAGGTTGCTCTACCTCGCGTTATCTAGGGAGAAGAAGCCCATCGCTAAGTTCGAAAGCACGGAGGACGTGGCCGTCTACAATTTGGCGTCAAATGCCGCAGACCTCTTTAAGTCGGAGGCGTGCGAGAGGGTACGGCAATATTTGACGAAAGAGCCGCCCAGAGATGCAACGGCGATATGGCAGGGCGCCAACGCCGTGGAGGCTATGAGGGGCGATTGGGCGAGATGCGTGGGGAACCTGTTGAGCGAGAGCCCTGCGGACGTCGTGAACGCGTTGAGGGGGAGGTACCCGGAGTTCTTCCGCTACGCAGACGCCGGGGGCGGAGCCAGAAGGGTCGCCGAGGCTCTCCTGGGGCCGCGCCTCTTCTACGCCATCGTGAGGGGTGATGGGGACAACGTGGGCAAGGTTTTGGGCGGCGAGTTGGGACAGCGGTGGTACGAGGAGGTGGAAAAAGTAGTGGGGGAATTACTACCTAACGTGAAGGGAGATTTGGAGGAAGCCAAGCGGGATATAGAAGGCGCGTTGAGGGTGCTTGAGGCGTTGAGGAAGACGCTGGGGGGCCGCGTGCCGGTGACCCCCGCGCTCAGGATGGCGGTGACGAGGGCCATGATGGCTTCGTCGCTTAAAGACGCCGCGACTGCAGACGCCCTGGGCGGCACGTTGATATATGCCGGCGGGGACGACGTGCTTGCCCTATACCCAGTGGAGAAGGCGCTGGAGGCCGCGGCGCGCCATAGGGAGAACTACTGGGGCGAGGAGGGCTTCCACAAGGCCGGGAGCTACGCCGTGCCGGCCCTCGCGGCCTACGGCAGGAGCTTTGCGGTCCACTTCGTCCACATCATGGACATAATGGCCGACGAGTTCGCCGCCTCCTACCACTCCCTCGAGCATATGGCCAAGGAGGCCAAATGGCCCGCCTTCGAGAAGGACAGCATAGCCATAACCTCCTCCAGGACCGACGCCGCGGCCGTACTGCCCTTCAGGAAGCCCCGGGAGGTGACGGAGCTCCTCACAGAGCTTTGGGCCATGACGCTGGCGGGGGCCCTCAGCGGCAACTTCCCCTACGACCTAGAGAGGTCGCGGGCGGACGAGGTGAAAGACGCGGAGGCCTACCGCAGGCTGTACCTCCACATCTTAGACCGCAACTTAGCCCGGAAGGAGCTGGCCCCAGCCGCCAGGCTGGAGGAGCTGTTGAATAAATACGGGATCGGCGTCCTAAAGGGCGTAGCCGAAGCGTTGAAAATTCTGAGGAGGTTGCCATGA
- the cmr6 gene encoding type III-B CRISPR module RAMP protein Cmr6: MMRRGGYRREEQRGERAANLFAECQGPYNYVSCVVKAFMGGGWKEEFPQFSRAAVVHAYNAPPPPGVDLKRYVEEVRRAAEGAFKAALYFEFVLETPLTIHVRWPYLPLEIGVAWHPLFNVPYVPASSLKGALRAAAAGKICGMEPHEAFGTVKHEGKLVVFDAYPVEWQKPVEPDVVTPHYKEVAEEVDETSASPTPLVYPVVPAGTKFALLIGSREDIRGCAAELLNFVESALRRGLGAKTSVGYGVFRKA, from the coding sequence ATGATGCGGAGGGGCGGCTACAGGCGGGAGGAGCAGAGGGGCGAGAGGGCCGCGAACCTATTCGCGGAGTGCCAAGGGCCTTACAACTACGTCAGTTGTGTGGTCAAGGCGTTTATGGGGGGCGGCTGGAAGGAGGAGTTCCCACAGTTCTCCAGAGCCGCCGTAGTTCACGCCTACAACGCGCCGCCGCCTCCGGGAGTGGACTTGAAGAGATACGTCGAGGAGGTCAGGAGGGCGGCGGAGGGGGCCTTCAAGGCGGCGCTGTACTTCGAGTTCGTGTTGGAGACGCCGCTGACAATACACGTGAGGTGGCCCTACCTCCCCCTGGAGATAGGCGTAGCTTGGCACCCCCTGTTTAACGTCCCGTACGTGCCCGCCTCGTCGCTGAAGGGCGCCTTGAGGGCCGCCGCGGCGGGCAAGATATGCGGCATGGAGCCCCACGAGGCCTTCGGGACCGTTAAGCACGAGGGCAAGCTGGTGGTGTTCGACGCGTACCCCGTGGAGTGGCAGAAGCCTGTGGAGCCAGACGTCGTCACGCCCCACTACAAGGAGGTCGCAGAAGAGGTCGACGAGACTTCGGCGAGCCCGACCCCCCTGGTGTACCCCGTTGTTCCTGCCGGCACTAAGTTCGCCCTTTTGATAGGCTCTAGGGAGGACATAAGGGGTTGCGCCGCGGAGCTTTTAAATTTCGTCGAGAGCGCCTTGAGGAGAGGCCTCGGGGCCAAGACCTCGGTGGGGTACGGAGTGTTCAGAAAAGCGTAG
- a CDS encoding CRISPR-associated protein Cmr5 has translation MSVVDLVVECTKAVGKLEDDDLKRGYAQRARRFATDMFTLGPAYVVAVVAARSSAEAVSAGATAPTCEEVVKVVAGTKGSTEEKSYAIYGAVLLYVLKKMGLVTKTDLSDIVLELQDPLLHFRAYQAAEWVKRMAEAYFK, from the coding sequence ATGAGCGTCGTCGACCTCGTAGTAGAGTGCACCAAGGCCGTGGGAAAGCTGGAGGACGACGACCTTAAGAGGGGCTACGCGCAGAGGGCTAGGCGCTTCGCCACGGACATGTTCACCCTCGGCCCGGCCTACGTCGTGGCCGTGGTCGCCGCGAGGTCCAGCGCGGAGGCCGTCTCCGCCGGCGCGACTGCGCCCACTTGCGAAGAGGTGGTGAAGGTCGTAGCTGGGACCAAAGGAAGTACTGAGGAAAAAAGCTACGCCATCTACGGCGCCGTGTTGCTATACGTCTTGAAGAAGATGGGCTTGGTGACCAAGACGGACTTAAGCGATATAGTGCTGGAGCTACAAGACCCACTGCTCCACTTTAGGGCGTATCAGGCGGCCGAGTGGGTCAAGAGGATGGCCGAGGCGTATTTCAAATGA
- a CDS encoding TM1812 family CRISPR-associated protein, with protein MAPQTSIKIYVATWGNPLSWRRVRYNCDEEGERQEAGVSTIVCAEADLYLIYMLDSAATARSRGAEEDVVNCAKEAGLSVRQSPEDVAAGPSDWGRVREIVRRYGKCVAKAMGRDAEVVVTGARGRYSGVEYTATADQIAAELLHGLWSAVDGKFGEAFRKAAEDRQSNLHVELTLDVTHGVNFMPAVALYVAPHLASLMLAAGAKQVAVKAYNATPEDWQYVKVFSANIRHLQFPAPPETRPARALYLGALLQFAEMCPDVRPPDAPASPPTYDEKEKKAAYRPSAKYQRYYEQLLASVACRTAPNPPTLLSLMGWHLVNVLPPTAFAILKDELDDIFHALEGAHGAVRLAELESYKHAKPLVPCDEQAFRNFAAHAGLAAAHITARPTRGGDWELASDRDVYQCLDHL; from the coding sequence ATGGCCCCTCAAACCAGCATCAAAATCTACGTGGCCACTTGGGGCAACCCGCTTAGTTGGAGGCGCGTTAGGTACAACTGCGACGAGGAGGGCGAGAGGCAGGAGGCGGGAGTCTCCACAATAGTCTGCGCCGAGGCCGACCTGTACCTCATCTACATGCTGGACAGCGCCGCAACGGCGAGGTCCAGAGGCGCGGAGGAGGACGTAGTCAACTGCGCAAAGGAGGCGGGGCTGTCGGTGAGGCAGTCGCCGGAGGACGTGGCGGCCGGCCCCTCGGATTGGGGCAGAGTCCGCGAGATAGTGAGGCGGTACGGCAAGTGCGTGGCGAAGGCCATGGGGAGGGACGCGGAGGTCGTAGTGACGGGCGCCAGGGGGAGGTACTCGGGCGTGGAGTATACCGCCACGGCGGACCAAATCGCGGCGGAGCTCCTCCACGGGCTCTGGAGCGCCGTCGACGGCAAGTTCGGAGAGGCCTTCAGGAAGGCGGCCGAAGACCGCCAGAGCAACCTCCATGTGGAGCTGACTCTCGACGTGACCCACGGCGTCAACTTCATGCCGGCCGTGGCCCTATACGTGGCCCCGCACCTCGCCTCGCTCATGCTGGCGGCAGGCGCGAAGCAGGTGGCGGTCAAGGCCTACAACGCCACCCCCGAGGACTGGCAGTACGTCAAGGTCTTCTCCGCAAATATACGCCACTTACAATTCCCAGCCCCGCCTGAGACCAGGCCGGCGAGAGCCCTCTATCTAGGCGCCCTCCTGCAGTTCGCCGAGATGTGCCCAGACGTGAGGCCTCCCGACGCGCCGGCGAGCCCCCCGACGTACGACGAGAAGGAGAAGAAGGCGGCCTACAGGCCCTCCGCCAAGTACCAGCGCTACTACGAGCAACTGCTTGCCTCGGTGGCGTGCAGAACCGCGCCGAACCCGCCCACCCTCCTCAGCCTCATGGGGTGGCACCTCGTCAACGTCCTGCCGCCCACGGCGTTCGCCATCCTGAAGGACGAGCTGGACGACATATTCCACGCGCTGGAGGGCGCCCACGGGGCGGTCAGGCTCGCCGAGCTGGAGAGCTATAAGCACGCGAAGCCACTAGTCCCCTGCGACGAACAGGCCTTCAGGAACTTCGCCGCACACGCCGGCCTGGCGGCGGCCCACATAACTGCGAGGCCCACCCGAGGCGGCGACTGGGAGCTGGCGTCGGACCGAGACGTCTACCAGTGCCTCGACCACCTCTAG
- the cmr4 gene encoding type III-B CRISPR module RAMP protein Cmr4, which produces MDAKVLFVQAMTPLHIGVGRGEGAHVDLPVQRDEFGLPAIWASSLKGALKDHARYKDKSQDKKATQCVFGKDPGGRNSEGSGYDTSAAVLLDARLLLVPARSLRGVWLYVTSPHMLRAFLLYLDSLNYQGPVRQAAEGLLKRAQGLSSRNALVSSNNYLDAKGRMAINETEYAAAVDQAVQSFLSALSQHVPSLAGVASAGLAVAPDDDIVGLVNKSMLVQYRVALNPDTKTVKEGPWSEEYVPQFALFVSGVVFKERQCNGKKASDLFVELVFDGKKEAGVWVGGKETIGKGLVKLYLAP; this is translated from the coding sequence ATGGACGCCAAAGTTTTGTTCGTACAGGCCATGACGCCGCTTCATATCGGCGTCGGCAGGGGCGAGGGCGCGCACGTGGACCTCCCCGTCCAGAGGGACGAGTTCGGGCTTCCCGCGATATGGGCCTCCTCACTTAAGGGGGCCTTGAAGGACCACGCTAGGTATAAGGACAAGTCTCAGGACAAGAAAGCGACTCAGTGCGTCTTCGGCAAGGATCCCGGCGGCAGGAACTCCGAGGGCTCCGGCTACGACACCTCCGCCGCCGTGCTCCTCGACGCAAGGCTCCTCTTGGTCCCCGCCCGCTCGCTTAGAGGCGTCTGGCTCTACGTCACATCGCCGCATATGTTGAGGGCTTTCCTGCTTTATCTGGACAGTCTGAACTACCAAGGCCCCGTGAGGCAGGCGGCGGAGGGCCTTTTGAAGAGGGCCCAGGGCCTCTCCTCTAGGAACGCCTTGGTCTCCTCTAATAACTACCTCGACGCGAAGGGGCGTATGGCGATAAACGAGACGGAGTACGCCGCGGCGGTGGACCAAGCCGTGCAGAGCTTCCTCAGCGCGTTGTCTCAACACGTCCCTAGCCTCGCCGGCGTGGCTTCGGCCGGGCTGGCGGTGGCGCCCGACGACGACATCGTGGGCCTGGTCAACAAGTCCATGTTGGTGCAGTACAGAGTCGCTCTGAACCCCGATACGAAGACCGTCAAGGAGGGGCCTTGGAGCGAGGAGTACGTCCCGCAGTTCGCCCTCTTTGTAAGCGGCGTGGTGTTTAAAGAGAGGCAGTGCAACGGCAAGAAAGCCTCTGACCTCTTCGTGGAGCTGGTGTTCGACGGAAAGAAGGAGGCCGGGGTGTGGGTGGGCGGCAAGGAGACCATCGGCAAGGGCCTGGTCAAGCTCTACTTAGCGCCATGA
- a CDS encoding CRISPR-associated protein Cmr1: protein MSISFRLRIGTPLAVGWYDPGLLDRRWYVRPTSLKGVWRWWARAVVAGVMYDAGCLNGVETRDAVLKPSRQEADAVAGVVGKAMGLGFAGEKEAMRSRYVLRVRVHRQPQVASVSKGNTYVRLPDGSTVQLQRLTLLALGKPVEYAVGGDFEVAVEGPAERAPPLALAVALTLSGVGKGSRKGLGSLDVYDVRGPLRPAPIGQLLQELYGAVERLVGNKCGRPSRPLPPMPALSKSAAEVHFVRGVKFADVHNFFLRPQRARVLYGRYDAEDELRRRLDAWVLGLPRSQKGTGYFIESGDIDRRASTFMVSYHSASHVFAPQREAGAYLTVMCSGDWPKRLSWSDHGEEEIALDFDRIKEACDAAKGEFFEYVKRLGGTPQRVWP, encoded by the coding sequence ATGAGCATCTCCTTTAGGCTGAGGATAGGGACGCCGCTGGCCGTCGGCTGGTACGACCCCGGCCTGCTGGACAGACGGTGGTACGTCAGGCCGACTTCACTGAAGGGGGTCTGGCGCTGGTGGGCGAGGGCCGTCGTGGCCGGCGTCATGTACGACGCAGGGTGCCTAAACGGCGTGGAGACGCGCGATGCAGTCTTGAAGCCCTCGAGGCAAGAGGCGGACGCCGTAGCGGGCGTGGTGGGCAAGGCCATGGGTCTCGGATTCGCCGGCGAGAAGGAGGCGATGCGCTCGCGCTATGTGTTGAGGGTGAGGGTTCACAGACAGCCCCAAGTGGCCTCCGTCTCGAAGGGCAACACTTACGTGAGGCTCCCCGACGGCTCCACGGTGCAGCTCCAGAGGCTCACCCTGCTGGCTCTGGGCAAGCCCGTGGAATACGCCGTTGGGGGAGACTTCGAGGTCGCCGTGGAGGGGCCTGCCGAGAGGGCGCCCCCGCTGGCCTTAGCCGTGGCGTTGACGCTGAGCGGCGTGGGCAAAGGCTCCAGGAAGGGCCTCGGCTCGCTGGACGTATACGACGTCAGAGGCCCGCTGAGGCCGGCGCCCATAGGGCAGTTGTTGCAAGAGCTCTACGGCGCGGTGGAGAGGCTGGTGGGCAACAAGTGCGGCAGGCCGTCCAGGCCCCTTCCCCCGATGCCCGCCCTCTCGAAGTCGGCGGCCGAGGTGCACTTCGTGAGGGGTGTTAAGTTCGCGGACGTCCACAACTTCTTCTTGAGGCCTCAGAGGGCCCGCGTCCTCTACGGCAGGTACGACGCTGAGGACGAGCTGAGGAGGAGGCTGGACGCGTGGGTGCTCGGCCTCCCCAGGTCGCAGAAGGGCACGGGCTACTTCATCGAGTCTGGGGACATAGACAGGAGGGCCTCCACCTTCATGGTCTCGTACCACTCCGCCAGCCACGTCTTCGCCCCGCAGAGGGAGGCCGGGGCCTACCTAACGGTGATGTGCTCCGGCGACTGGCCCAAGAGGCTGAGCTGGAGCGACCACGGCGAGGAGGAGATAGCGCTGGACTTCGACCGGATAAAAGAGGCGTGCGACGCGGCGAAGGGGGAGTTCTTCGAGTACGTGAAGAGGCTGGGCGGGACCCCCCAGAGGGTGTGGCCATGA
- the cas6 gene encoding CRISPR system precrRNA processing endoribonuclease RAMP protein Cas6, translating into MTLIPSREVRLGGFPRTASLRNAGGWASAPLGWGVVFIWASISPVWYQVELRLVVKSPCLLAGWSGSFAYRLLLELLRRAAEPKDRVYAHPLYLDGRPLLSGVDGRAAALEPGRAAAVKAVVSQHDLRLLLEAASDPHIKSTCELELERLSFEQLAVELGGSHGFALVKARFAPTAFMFHGKDVLYPSPQRLAYSLAKTYRELFGADLKRLADRAPTAVELVGYSVRRAWVDIGETRRVPAFMGAAAFAIYGNVDDWLALMKLGEAVGVGISRAIGFGKYKVEAVERLA; encoded by the coding sequence GTGACGCTGATCCCCAGCCGGGAGGTCCGACTGGGTGGCTTCCCGCGGACTGCGTCTCTGCGGAACGCCGGAGGCTGGGCCTCGGCGCCTTTGGGCTGGGGCGTCGTATTTATTTGGGCCTCCATCTCTCCCGTGTGGTATCAGGTGGAGCTCAGGCTGGTCGTCAAGTCGCCGTGCCTCCTGGCGGGCTGGAGCGGCTCCTTCGCCTACCGCCTCCTCTTGGAGCTCTTGAGGAGGGCCGCCGAGCCTAAAGACAGAGTCTACGCCCACCCTCTATACCTCGACGGGCGCCCCCTCCTCTCCGGCGTGGACGGGAGGGCCGCCGCGTTGGAGCCCGGGAGGGCCGCGGCGGTCAAGGCCGTCGTTTCGCAACACGACCTCCGCCTCCTCCTCGAAGCCGCGTCGGACCCCCACATAAAGTCCACCTGCGAGTTGGAGCTAGAGCGCCTATCCTTCGAACAGCTGGCCGTAGAGCTCGGCGGGAGCCACGGCTTCGCGCTGGTCAAGGCCAGGTTCGCCCCCACGGCCTTTATGTTCCACGGAAAGGACGTCCTCTACCCCTCGCCCCAGAGGCTCGCCTACTCCCTAGCCAAGACCTACAGGGAGCTCTTCGGCGCCGACCTGAAGCGCCTAGCCGACAGAGCGCCCACAGCGGTGGAGCTAGTGGGCTACTCCGTGAGGAGGGCTTGGGTGGACATAGGGGAGACCAGGAGGGTGCCCGCCTTCATGGGCGCCGCGGCCTTCGCGATATACGGAAACGTCGACGACTGGCTCGCCTTGATGAAGCTCGGCGAGGCCGTAGGCGTCGGCATATCGAGGGCAATAGGCTTCGGCAAGTACAAAGTCGAGGCCGTCGAGAGGCTGGCCTAG